AATAAGATCGACTCGGCCCACGATAGTTCCATCCCAGATCCCCTGTTGATGTAGAGGTAGAGGATGGGGAAGGCGGAGACACGGAGGCCGGAGGAGGGGCGAGGGACGGGAATAGGCCCCTTCACCCGCTACTCACCGACCCATCCACCCTTCACTCTTCACCCTCCATTCTCCCTCTCGCTCTCGAAGCAGTTTTCACAGTGCAGCACCACCATGGAGCGTCCGGCAACGGGAATTGCCTGGCTGGCACAGTAAGTCTGGTCGCCGTTGACAAATCCTGTCGGCTCTTTGGTATCCAAGATCATCTGCCAGCACTGGCGGATCAGGGAGGGGGGAATGGTAAATTCCAGGGGTTCCGGATGGGGATTGAAGTACATCAAGAAACTGTCGTCGGTGATGCGCTCTCCACGGGAATCGGGGCTCATCAGTTCTTCGCCGTTGAGGAAGACGGCGATGGCCTTGACGTCGTCATCATGCCATTGTTCGTCGGTGACGCTGGTGCCGTCGGGGTTATACCAACCGATGTCGAGGACGCCGGAACCATGGATTTCGCGGCCCTGAAACCAGTGGCGGCGGCAAAACACGGGATGCTCTTGCCGCAGGTGGATCAGGCGCTGGGTAAACTCCAGTAGGGTTTGGTCATCGGGGCGGAGGGTCCAGTTAAACCAGGACAGCTGGTTGTCTTGGCAATAGGTGTTGTTGTTGCCCTGCTGGGTACGGCCCATCTCGTCTCCCCCCAGTAGCATCGGCACGCCCTGGGAGAGCATCAGGGTGGCCAGGAAGTTGCGCTGTAGTTGCGATCGCAACTGCAAGACCTCCGGGTCATCGGTCTCCCCTTCCACCCCACAGTTCCAGGAGCGGTTGTAGCTTTCCCCGTCCCGGTTCGCTTCGCCGTTGGCCTCGTTGTGCTTCTCGTTGTAGCTGACTAGATCCCGCAGGGTAAAGCCATCGTGGGCGGTGATGAAGTTGATGCTGGCGTGGGGCTGCTTGCCATTGGCCTGGTAGAGGTCAGAACTGCCGGTGATGCGATAGGCAAATTCCCCCAGACGACAGTCCTGGTCCCGCCAGAAGTCGCGCATGGAATCCCGGTACTTGCCGTTCCACTCCGACCACAACAGGGGGAAATTACCCACCTGATAGCCCCCTTCCCCCACATCCCAGGGCTCGGCGATCAATTTGGTGATGGACAACACCGGATCCTGGTGGATGATGTCGAAAAACGCCGCCAGGCTGTCCACCTCGTAGAGTTCTCGGGCCAGGGCCGAGGCCAAATCAAAGCGGAAACCATCCACATGCATCTCCAGCACCCAGTAGCGCAGGCTATCCATGATTAGCTTTAGCACCTGGGGATGGCGCACATTCAGGGAATTGCCGCAGCCGGTGAAGTCCATGTAGTAGCGGGGAGCATCGTCCACCAGGCGGTAGTAGGCGGGGTTATCCAGGCCGCGAAAGGCCAAGGTGGGGCCGTAGTGATTCCCCTCGCCGGTGTGATTATAGACCACATCTAAGATCACCTCAATGCCGGCCCGATGCAGGGCCTTGACCATTCCCTTAAACTCCCGCACCTGATCGCCGTAGATGCCGGAGGCGCTGTAGCCGGAGTAGGGAGCAAAGTAGCCAATGGAATCGTAGCCCCAGTAATTGCGCAGCCCTAATTCGGCCAAGTGCCCTGGATTGGCGGTGAAGTGATGCACCGGCAGCAGCTCCACCGCCGTCACCCCCATGGACTTGAGGTGTTCGATGGCGGCTGGATGGGCCAAGCCGGCGTAGGTGCCCCGCAGATTTTCAGGGATATCGGGATGCTGCTGGGTAAACCCCTTGACATGGGTTTCGTAGATCACGGTGCGATACCAAGGGGTATCGGGATAGGCATCTCCTTCCCAGTCAAAGGCCGGATCGACTACCACGCAGCGGGGCATCGCCGCCGTATCATCTTGGGGCAGCAGCATCAGATCCCGGTCTGGATCAGCCGCCTCATCCACGGCGTAGCTGAAGGTACTGGCATCGGCCTGAATGTCGCCGGCAATGGCCTTGGCGTAGGGGTCAAGCAACAACTTGCTGGGGTCAAACCGCAGCCCCTCTTCGGGAGCGTAGGCGCCATGGACTCGATAGCCATAGCGCTGGCCTGGTCCCACCTGGGGCAGATAGCCGTGCCAGACATAGTTGTCGATTTCCTTCAGGGGGACTCGGGTCTGGTGCCCCTGGTCATCAAACAGACACAGCTCGACGGCGGTGGCGTTTTCGGAAAACAGGGCGAAGTTAGTGCCCTGTCCATCCCAGGTGGCTCCCAAAGGGTGGGATTTGCCTGGCCAAACCTGCTTATCCATTGCGAGTGCTCCCGGGGGACGGTAATTGAACCATATCGTCTGGTTATACGATAGTAGCGCCTGGGGTTCGGTTCAATCGGTGATTAGCTAGACGCCAGGGGCTCAATCAGCTGGAGACCATGGCCGCCACCGCCTCAGCCTGGGTGGGCAGGGCCGCCGTCAACACCTGGCAGCCCTCGGTCGTAATCAGCACATCGTCTTCGATACGAATGCCGCGCACATCATTGAAATGGGTGAGGTAGTCCCAGTTGACGCACTGGCGATAGGTCTGCCGCCGGGCGGGGTCGTTGAGAATGCCAGGCACTTGATAGAAACCGGGCTCGATGGTAACGGCCATGCCCGCTTGCAGGGGGCGGTCAGGCGCAGAAAGGCCAGGCCAAAGCGCTGGCTCCGCTGCCGGCCTGGGGCATAACCGGCCAGATCGCCGAGGTCTTCCATGTCGTGGACGTCGAGGCCGAGCAGATGGCCGACACCGTGGGGGAAAAAACAGGGCGTGAGCATCCTGCTCCACCAGGGACTCTGGATCGCCCCGCAATAGGCCCAGGTCCACCAGCCCCTCCGCCAGGACACGACAGGCCAGGAGATGCAGGTCTCGGTATTCTACCTCCGGCCCGGCTTGGGCAATGCAGGCATCGTGGGCAGCCAGCACGATATCGTAGATGGCTCGCTGGGTGGGGGAAAAATGCCCGCTCACCGGCCAGGTGAGAGTAATGTCTGAGGCCAGCCGGGAGGGGGCTTCCGCCCCGACATCGGCCAAGAGTAAATGGCCCGGCTGCAGCCGCTGGTGGTACTGCTGGTTATGCAAGACCTCGCCGTGGTGGGGGGTGACGATGCTGGCGTAGGCGCAGTCCATGTTGTGGGCCAGGATGATCCGCTCCATGGCGGCTCGCACCTCGGCGGCGCTGGTGGCCCAGGGGGTGGCCACCATGCCTGCTTCGTGGGCGGCCACGGAGACGGCAGCGGCCTCACGGATCTGGGCGATCGCATCCTCGTCATGGCAAAGCCGCACCTGCACCATGGCCGCTGCCAGCTGGCGGTCAGGATCGGTGGCCTGGGTCGAGGTCGGCACCGGACGACCCAGGATCTGTTCTTGCTGGGCCAATACCGCTGGATTGCAGGCGGCAATGGTGGCAGCGCCTTGCACCCGGGGGGCCAAATCGGCCAGGGGATAGGCGGCATCGGCCCCGATCTGCACGGCGATATCATCCCGGCC
This portion of the Halomicronema hongdechloris C2206 genome encodes:
- the glgX gene encoding glycogen debranching protein GlgX, with amino-acid sequence MDKQVWPGKSHPLGATWDGQGTNFALFSENATAVELCLFDDQGHQTRVPLKEIDNYVWHGYLPQVGPGQRYGYRVHGAYAPEEGLRFDPSKLLLDPYAKAIAGDIQADASTFSYAVDEAADPDRDLMLLPQDDTAAMPRCVVVDPAFDWEGDAYPDTPWYRTVIYETHVKGFTQQHPDIPENLRGTYAGLAHPAAIEHLKSMGVTAVELLPVHHFTANPGHLAELGLRNYWGYDSIGYFAPYSGYSASGIYGDQVREFKGMVKALHRAGIEVILDVVYNHTGEGNHYGPTLAFRGLDNPAYYRLVDDAPRYYMDFTGCGNSLNVRHPQVLKLIMDSLRYWVLEMHVDGFRFDLASALARELYEVDSLAAFFDIIHQDPVLSITKLIAEPWDVGEGGYQVGNFPLLWSEWNGKYRDSMRDFWRDQDCRLGEFAYRITGSSDLYQANGKQPHASINFITAHDGFTLRDLVSYNEKHNEANGEANRDGESYNRSWNCGVEGETDDPEVLQLRSQLQRNFLATLMLSQGVPMLLGGDEMGRTQQGNNNTYCQDNQLSWFNWTLRPDDQTLLEFTQRLIHLRQEHPVFCRRHWFQGREIHGSGVLDIGWYNPDGTSVTDEQWHDDDVKAIAVFLNGEELMSPDSRGERITDDSFLMYFNPHPEPLEFTIPPSLIRQCWQMILDTKEPTGFVNGDQTYCASQAIPVAGRSMVVLHCENCFESERENGG
- a CDS encoding aminopeptidase P family protein encodes the protein MHGLHFSLAETLRQRRRRLAAFIDGPIALWAGQPPSRNFPANTFPFRASSHFLYFTGLPLAQGVILLQQGRLTLFLDDASPEEVLWHGPSPGRDDIAVQIGADAAYPLADLAPRVQGAATIAACNPAVLAQQEQILGRPVPTSTQATDPDRQLAAAMVQVRLCHDEDAIAQIREAAAVSVAAHEAGMVATPWATSAAEVRAAMERIILAHNMDCAYASIVTPHHGEVLHNQQYHQRLQPGHLLLADVGAEAPSRLASDITLTWPVSGHFSPTQRAIYDIVLAAHDACIAQAGPEVEYRDLHLLACRVLAEGLVDLGLLRGDPESLVEQDAHALFFPPRCRPSARPRRPRHGRPRRSGRLCPRPAAEPALWPGLSAPDRPLQAGMAVTIEPGFYQVPGILNDPARRQTYRQCVNWDYLTHFNDVRGIRIEDDVLITTEGCQVLTAALPTQAEAVAAMVSS